In Synergistetes bacterium HGW-Synergistetes-1, one genomic interval encodes:
- a CDS encoding C4-dicarboxylate ABC transporter substrate-binding protein codes for MKNTKKLALVLAAIMILIAMVSAASAAETTLRFAGQFPPDHTATGFMKEVAKEVSAKSNGRIDIKIFPANQLGDYTLVYEELIRGTIDMALISVPSQFDPRMELVYINGFVTGYDGIKKAFQPKGWMATKMDDFHTRLGVKFLGFNVEGMIGLGSTKPVRDPLNPKVNKGVLTRVPFMDVYKTGVEAMGYKTISLPYADIFQAMQTGVCDAVSSIPPALAYTVLKDAMKYWYQTNYSLENESYLMSQKTWGKLKPADQKIIFDAVTKVAAKSIDQAKKDDALYMDLMRKKGIKVYTYTDKELAPIQEAISKSWVKLEANMGKDLMNEFRKQFAPKSK; via the coding sequence CTTGCTGCGATCATGATCCTTATCGCAATGGTCTCTGCCGCATCAGCAGCTGAGACGACCCTTCGTTTTGCAGGACAGTTTCCGCCTGACCATACTGCAACAGGATTCATGAAAGAAGTTGCCAAAGAAGTAAGCGCAAAGAGCAACGGACGCATCGACATCAAAATCTTCCCCGCCAACCAGCTGGGAGACTACACCCTCGTCTACGAAGAGCTTATCCGCGGAACTATTGACATGGCTCTTATTTCCGTCCCCAGCCAGTTCGACCCGAGAATGGAACTTGTTTACATCAATGGCTTTGTTACAGGCTACGATGGGATAAAGAAAGCCTTCCAGCCTAAGGGATGGATGGCCACGAAGATGGACGATTTCCACACCAGGCTCGGAGTTAAATTCCTTGGTTTCAACGTTGAAGGAATGATTGGGCTTGGAAGCACAAAACCTGTAAGGGATCCCCTTAATCCCAAAGTCAACAAGGGCGTGCTGACAAGAGTTCCCTTTATGGACGTTTACAAGACAGGCGTAGAGGCAATGGGCTACAAGACTATCTCCCTCCCCTATGCAGACATCTTCCAGGCGATGCAGACAGGCGTTTGCGATGCAGTATCTTCCATCCCTCCGGCACTGGCCTACACAGTTCTTAAAGATGCGATGAAGTACTGGTACCAGACAAACTACTCACTTGAAAACGAATCATATCTTATGAGCCAGAAGACATGGGGCAAACTTAAGCCGGCAGACCAGAAGATCATCTTTGACGCAGTGACCAAGGTTGCCGCGAAGTCCATTGATCAGGCTAAGAAAGATGACGCACTCTACATGGATCTTATGAGGAAAAAAGGGATCAAGGTCTACACATACACAGACAAAGAGCTTGCGCCTATTCAGGAAGCGATCTCAAAGAGCTGGGTCAAGCTTGAAGCCAACATGGGCAAGGATCTTATGAACGAGTTCCGTAAGCAGTTCGCTCCCAAGAGCAAATAG
- a CDS encoding galactosyldiacylglycerol synthase, translating to MRSIAFLYASEGTGHKAAAENLKEWFLESGSENTAMCLDVLEVLPLWLRGTVSKGYLLIARHVPWIWGRFYWGSDKLSIQASIFDHIHSLLCSIYLPEIEDIVSSSGAEAVVFTHYFGASLFASRNRLKIPVFYVNTDFVTHRFQRSPVFSASFTASEAALEQYRIDGIGNVFNTGIPVSKKYSSPISKKTAREQLGLDQNKKTVLVTGGGIGAGPVIDVTNSLAEEKGIQTLVICGNNSQLYKKLSLKYSGNENIRIMSFVDNMPEYYCASDLAVMKPGGLSLSEALSAKLPLLLMEPIPGQEQLNMDILCGSNAARRLKNSIRASEETLEILGNHLVLESMIEGIERFSRPSAAEDILEIITKHK from the coding sequence TTGAGATCGATCGCCTTTCTTTACGCCTCCGAAGGAACGGGGCATAAAGCCGCTGCCGAGAATCTGAAAGAATGGTTTTTAGAGAGCGGCTCCGAAAATACTGCGATGTGCCTTGATGTGCTCGAAGTCCTGCCTTTATGGCTGCGCGGGACTGTTTCAAAGGGCTATCTGCTTATCGCGCGCCACGTTCCATGGATATGGGGCAGATTTTACTGGGGATCAGACAAACTCTCCATTCAGGCTTCCATCTTCGATCATATACATTCACTTCTGTGCAGCATCTACCTTCCAGAGATCGAAGATATCGTTTCCTCTTCCGGAGCAGAGGCTGTTGTCTTCACCCATTACTTCGGAGCATCGCTCTTTGCTTCGAGAAACCGCCTGAAGATCCCTGTATTCTACGTAAACACAGATTTTGTCACTCACCGGTTTCAGAGAAGCCCCGTTTTTTCTGCATCATTCACAGCAAGCGAGGCCGCACTTGAACAATACAGGATCGATGGTATCGGCAACGTTTTCAATACGGGAATACCCGTTTCAAAAAAATACAGCTCTCCGATTTCAAAAAAAACTGCGAGGGAGCAGCTTGGGCTCGATCAGAACAAAAAGACCGTACTCGTTACAGGAGGAGGAATCGGCGCCGGACCTGTTATCGATGTAACAAACTCTCTTGCTGAAGAAAAGGGTATTCAGACCCTGGTCATCTGCGGAAACAATTCACAGCTATACAAAAAACTCTCCTTAAAATACAGCGGCAATGAAAATATCAGGATCATGTCATTCGTGGACAACATGCCTGAATATTACTGTGCTTCCGATCTTGCTGTGATGAAACCCGGAGGGCTATCTCTCTCTGAGGCTCTTTCCGCAAAACTTCCACTTCTTCTTATGGAACCCATTCCGGGTCAGGAACAGCTCAATATGGATATCCTATGCGGCAGTAATGCAGCGAGGCGCTTAAAAAACAGCATCAGGGCATCAGAAGAAACCCTGGAAATACTGGGAAACCATCTGGTTCTGGAGAGTATGATCGAAGGAATTGAACGATTTTCGAGGCCAAGTGCAGCAGAAGATATCCTTGAAATAATAACAAAGCACAAATAA
- a CDS encoding phosphohydrolase, whose protein sequence is MQTENVLHIISHTDLDGVVSAALAWHANRSFRLPIKVSLMGYGEIDNAILESLDSGQKLTVLDLFCQREQTVDQIDRTFTESSPPFVFDHHKSTYDRYGNRKWAVVDTGYCAAMVYWRWLREQKLDDNTRKIVEEIEPLIKITNDRDLWLGEIPESRLWQGLVTICGPWGVLMRLVSDSSAELTKGERDSAQNFVDLQEERFEHAKARILRTGDDLSFVGDGLLEFGDVSDFCGLILDRDPNPPMLAAVSAKRMGGDWALSLRSRDGLAGKIITLLKDGKKVRGGGHGDAAALYFPYSYNEVQIRDTVLAAIKQEKERTQAPNVTLGDIFKGLDKI, encoded by the coding sequence TTGCAGACCGAAAACGTGCTTCATATAATTAGCCACACCGACCTCGACGGGGTCGTCTCCGCAGCTCTTGCCTGGCATGCAAACAGGTCGTTCCGGCTGCCGATAAAAGTCTCGCTCATGGGTTACGGTGAAATCGACAACGCAATACTGGAATCGCTTGATTCAGGGCAAAAGCTCACCGTTCTCGATCTTTTCTGCCAACGGGAACAGACCGTTGACCAAATTGACCGTACTTTCACTGAAAGCAGTCCACCTTTTGTATTTGACCATCACAAAAGCACCTACGACAGGTACGGCAACAGGAAATGGGCTGTGGTCGATACCGGGTACTGCGCGGCAATGGTATATTGGAGATGGCTCAGGGAACAAAAGCTGGATGACAATACGAGAAAGATCGTTGAAGAAATTGAGCCTCTCATTAAAATAACGAACGACAGAGATCTATGGCTTGGAGAGATCCCTGAAAGCCGTCTCTGGCAAGGTCTCGTGACAATATGCGGACCATGGGGAGTTCTGATGAGGCTGGTCTCAGATTCTTCTGCCGAGCTGACCAAGGGAGAGAGAGATTCAGCACAGAATTTTGTGGATCTCCAGGAAGAGAGGTTCGAGCATGCAAAGGCCCGGATATTGAGGACCGGAGATGATCTCTCCTTTGTTGGCGACGGGTTGCTCGAATTTGGGGACGTTTCGGACTTCTGCGGACTGATACTTGACAGGGATCCTAATCCTCCCATGCTGGCCGCAGTTTCTGCAAAGAGGATGGGGGGCGACTGGGCTCTTTCGCTTCGCAGCCGCGACGGACTTGCCGGAAAAATAATAACTCTGCTAAAAGATGGCAAAAAGGTCAGAGGCGGCGGCCACGGTGATGCTGCCGCGCTCTATTTTCCTTACAGCTATAATGAAGTTCAGATACGTGATACTGTACTGGCTGCTATAAAACAGGAGAAAGAAAGAACCCAGGCCCCCAATGTAACACTTGGGGATATATTCAAAGGGCTTGATAAAATTTGA
- a CDS encoding Ppx/GppA family phosphatase, which produces MILAAVDIGTNSVKYLLAQADGEKGATVLKDAVKITKLGVGLRKSGLISLPALQRTTDAVKEFVADAEKNGAGVIRIVGTMALRSASNAGELSDKLRELTGIETEVLSGEEEALLSFSGAVSGFDLSNVNRYCTIDTGGGSTELVFAEKGEIVCKASLKTGALLLTEKFFSNDTILRKDIENADYELKQVFGSVKPPFKVDMAVGIGGNVTSMASVYKRMEEYDPEEAHGTVLPEEEVERQIREYSVKSPEERRKIPGLDPERADIILAGACIIRYAMRFAGCSEIVVSDKGLRHGILSSMIRGQHQFN; this is translated from the coding sequence ATGATATTAGCAGCAGTTGATATCGGAACAAACTCTGTTAAGTACCTGCTTGCGCAGGCTGACGGTGAAAAAGGTGCAACAGTCTTGAAAGATGCCGTGAAGATAACAAAGCTGGGGGTAGGCCTGAGAAAATCAGGGCTGATCAGCCTTCCGGCACTTCAAAGAACAACAGATGCGGTCAAAGAATTTGTTGCTGATGCTGAAAAGAACGGCGCAGGCGTTATCCGAATAGTTGGGACAATGGCTCTCCGTTCAGCATCCAACGCAGGGGAACTTTCAGATAAGCTAAGGGAACTCACGGGAATTGAGACAGAGGTCCTTTCCGGAGAGGAAGAGGCGCTGCTTTCTTTTTCAGGGGCTGTATCAGGTTTTGACCTGAGTAATGTGAACAGGTACTGCACGATCGATACGGGCGGAGGAAGCACAGAACTGGTATTTGCCGAAAAGGGAGAGATTGTCTGCAAGGCCAGCCTAAAAACCGGTGCGCTGCTCCTCACGGAAAAATTCTTTTCAAATGATACGATTTTGAGAAAAGATATTGAAAATGCGGATTATGAATTAAAACAGGTCTTTGGCAGCGTAAAGCCCCCTTTTAAGGTCGATATGGCTGTTGGCATCGGAGGAAATGTCACAAGCATGGCCTCTGTTTACAAAAGGATGGAGGAATATGATCCGGAAGAAGCACACGGAACGGTCCTCCCGGAAGAAGAAGTCGAGAGACAGATAAGGGAATATTCAGTTAAGAGCCCGGAGGAAAGGCGCAAAATTCCGGGTCTTGATCCTGAAAGGGCGGATATTATCCTTGCAGGCGCATGCATTATCAGATACGCAATGCGATTTGCCGGGTGCAGCGAAATAGTTGTCAGCGACAAGGGCCTCAGGCACGGTATTTTGTCCAGCATGATCCGAGGGCAGCATCAGTTTAATTAG
- the phoU gene encoding phosphate transport system regulatory protein PhoU, with translation MNKKRIEDKNQSSVQSYLYVSDKERLRLLVHEMSENAAASIENAVLALKTGDPKLAKKVIEEDDLIDEKEEQIDQECLYSIAMRQPVREDLRFVYSVMKIIVDLERIGDQSVNIAMNVLDLPNGLHFPEEIVPYVERMAEENIRMIREVTEAFAGDDETVICSARDRRKTIKFTRKNAISNLDVLLGSETACESDKLKLFCIVTLTLRHLSRISDHVLNLAERVSFIATGISPLTLKRAQEKTNSVAKDS, from the coding sequence ATGAATAAAAAGAGAATAGAAGACAAGAATCAAAGCAGTGTCCAAAGTTATCTTTACGTATCTGATAAAGAGAGACTGAGGCTTCTTGTGCATGAGATGTCGGAAAATGCGGCAGCTTCTATTGAAAATGCAGTTCTTGCACTCAAAACGGGAGATCCTAAACTGGCAAAAAAAGTGATAGAAGAAGACGACCTGATAGATGAAAAAGAAGAGCAGATAGATCAGGAATGTCTCTATTCGATCGCGATGAGGCAGCCTGTAAGGGAGGATCTTCGCTTTGTCTATTCAGTGATGAAGATCATCGTTGATCTTGAGAGGATAGGAGACCAGTCGGTGAATATAGCAATGAATGTGCTTGATCTTCCCAATGGCCTTCACTTTCCGGAAGAGATCGTTCCATATGTTGAGAGAATGGCCGAAGAAAACATCAGGATGATCAGGGAAGTGACGGAGGCCTTTGCCGGGGATGATGAAACTGTCATCTGTTCTGCAAGGGACCGCAGAAAGACGATTAAGTTTACAAGAAAAAATGCAATATCAAATCTTGATGTGCTATTAGGATCCGAAACAGCGTGTGAAAGTGATAAACTGAAGCTTTTTTGCATAGTGACCCTTACTCTGAGACATCTCTCGCGTATTTCTGATCATGTGCTTAACCTTGCAGAAAGAGTCTCTTTCATCGCTACCGGAATATCGCCGCTTACTCTGAAAAGGGCGCAGGAAAAAACAAATTCAGTCGCTAAAGACAGCTGA
- a CDS encoding MATE family efflux transporter, producing MLIDEEKIPKLLIHFAMPAMVGMVAGAIYNIVDRIFVGRYVGTSGLAAITLSFPVMLLMFSFSLLIGVGGSSRVAILRGAKKQRPAEQALGHTLMLLAAVGFAGMGLSVYGVDMLLRLSGASEEILPLARNYLRIILIGGPLALMGHGINSLIRACGSPRYAMGTQILGAFSNILLDALFIVKMGMGVEGAALGTIMAQGAATVCGLMFFYSGSSPLRIRLHFLVRLKMKVIKKIFAVGSSPFITELSFVFYMTLMNNMVRKYGGDIGLSAMGVFLSLDSILFLPALAIGEAVQPVIGYNYGAGKPDRVIMAIKYAIKMVTCFYVLSFVVAEIFAEKMILLFNDDPELLAIGVPGMRIAYIGIIFMGVTIITNSALLGLGRAREAITLSVFRHAVFLFLPLVTLPRFYGLWGIWMSFPVGDISGCLIAALFLKRLFNWLKGDSAVFSD from the coding sequence ATGCTGATAGATGAGGAGAAGATACCAAAGCTCCTGATCCATTTTGCAATGCCTGCAATGGTCGGGATGGTAGCCGGAGCTATCTACAACATCGTTGACCGTATTTTCGTTGGAAGATACGTCGGAACAAGCGGACTGGCGGCTATCACACTCTCTTTTCCGGTAATGCTGCTGATGTTTTCCTTCTCTCTCCTCATCGGAGTTGGCGGATCCTCAAGGGTCGCAATATTGAGAGGTGCAAAAAAACAGCGCCCTGCCGAACAGGCCTTGGGACACACGCTGATGCTTCTTGCCGCTGTCGGCTTTGCAGGTATGGGGCTCAGCGTATACGGCGTTGATATGCTTCTGAGGCTATCCGGCGCAAGCGAGGAAATTTTGCCCCTGGCAAGAAATTACCTGAGGATAATCTTGATCGGGGGCCCCCTGGCACTTATGGGGCATGGGATCAATTCCCTGATAAGGGCATGCGGAAGTCCTCGTTACGCAATGGGAACACAGATTCTCGGAGCTTTTTCGAACATCCTGCTTGACGCCCTCTTTATTGTAAAAATGGGTATGGGGGTAGAAGGGGCAGCCCTGGGGACTATTATGGCACAAGGAGCAGCCACGGTCTGCGGGCTCATGTTCTTCTATTCGGGATCAAGCCCTTTGCGGATAAGGCTTCATTTCCTCGTCAGGCTTAAGATGAAAGTGATCAAAAAAATATTCGCTGTAGGGAGCTCTCCTTTTATAACAGAGCTATCCTTCGTCTTCTATATGACATTGATGAACAACATGGTAAGAAAATATGGAGGGGATATCGGCCTCTCAGCAATGGGAGTTTTCCTGAGCCTCGATTCTATCCTCTTCCTTCCCGCACTGGCGATAGGCGAAGCTGTACAGCCGGTGATAGGTTACAATTACGGCGCCGGAAAACCGGACAGGGTAATAATGGCGATAAAATACGCTATCAAGATGGTCACCTGTTTTTACGTTTTGAGCTTCGTGGTCGCGGAGATCTTCGCCGAAAAGATGATACTGCTCTTCAATGATGATCCTGAGCTTCTGGCAATAGGCGTTCCGGGCATGAGGATAGCCTACATTGGGATAATCTTCATGGGAGTGACTATAATAACAAACTCCGCCCTGCTTGGACTTGGAAGGGCAAGGGAAGCAATAACGCTCTCCGTATTCCGTCACGCAGTTTTCCTTTTTCTACCGCTTGTCACCCTGCCGCGATTTTATGGCCTGTGGGGCATCTGGATGTCTTTCCCGGTGGGCGATATTTCCGGCTGCCTCATCGCAGCTTTATTTTTAAAGAGGCTCTTCAATTGGCTTAAGGGCGATTCAGCTGTCTTTAGCGACTGA
- a CDS encoding FAD-dependent oxidoreductase, protein MILAVIFSSFIFFAVPETAHALEQRPYDVAVIGAGSGGCSAAIQAARMGMSVALIEESDWIGGQMTGAAVSTMDDKTKTRTGIYLEFITKVREYYSARNTSVNICYWGSDTIAFEPWVGQMILKEMLSEAGLVDIILKARPISVKVTENRVRSAVVKVDGKEVLLSAKVFIDATEYGDFIALSGARYRSGNAISPVIDKNAIIQDITYPVVIKQYKGGLPPELKVQGAPPGYTDHLFKFRMTIRKNGSTWPGDYPFSPVVHNAYRAIPDPSNNAIIDGGKPETWTSITKTVINWANDYPGQNGSSPNLSVDFLESPNFRALATREAMLKTLAFLYYMQTELGMSDWSVDNRQGYGGWFSTDWADWAEFPEKYRPILSLFPPFPYVRESRRLVGIQTMTVDDILRDEKLGRTLTSKPHSLALGEYPIDIHGKNDSIYLEADLGETKEKIPNDWNGDGGLFQIPFEVFVPEKLEGLLAAEKNISVSRVVNGSTRLQPVTMLTGQAAGAIAAVSVIQKVQPRKLRPLDVQTELWRSRSRLSLFDFEDAPNYSASWEGVEAAMLYGYMDPLTEKFFGVYDEMHWVEVRDALRRAMGIQKFPDKNLQALVTVSEFSSWLEILFKKDIKRYQGVIDGLTGDKPLTKGKLASTVLALLKVAPEIKNKK, encoded by the coding sequence ATTATTTTAGCGGTGATTTTTAGTTCATTTATCTTTTTTGCTGTGCCGGAAACGGCGCATGCTCTCGAACAGAGGCCATATGATGTGGCGGTAATAGGAGCCGGTTCGGGCGGATGCTCAGCAGCCATACAGGCGGCTAGGATGGGAATGTCCGTTGCCCTTATTGAGGAATCCGACTGGATAGGCGGGCAGATGACAGGGGCTGCCGTCTCGACGATGGATGACAAAACAAAGACCCGCACAGGTATATATCTTGAGTTCATAACTAAGGTCAGGGAATACTATTCGGCCAGGAATACAAGCGTTAACATTTGCTACTGGGGAAGCGACACCATCGCATTCGAACCTTGGGTCGGGCAGATGATCCTTAAGGAAATGCTCAGTGAGGCAGGCCTCGTTGACATAATTCTTAAAGCCAGACCGATATCGGTAAAAGTAACTGAAAACAGGGTCCGTTCGGCTGTTGTAAAGGTGGATGGAAAGGAAGTTCTACTTTCAGCAAAAGTATTCATCGATGCAACTGAGTACGGAGATTTTATTGCTTTGTCCGGTGCCCGTTACCGTTCCGGAAACGCGATCTCTCCTGTGATCGACAAAAATGCGATAATTCAGGACATAACATACCCTGTCGTCATAAAACAGTACAAAGGGGGACTGCCGCCAGAACTAAAAGTCCAGGGGGCGCCTCCGGGATACACCGATCATCTTTTCAAATTCAGGATGACGATAAGAAAAAATGGAAGCACATGGCCGGGGGATTACCCGTTCAGCCCTGTCGTGCATAATGCCTACCGTGCTATCCCGGATCCCTCGAATAACGCCATTATCGACGGAGGCAAGCCGGAAACATGGACAAGTATCACAAAGACTGTTATAAACTGGGCAAATGATTATCCCGGCCAAAATGGCAGTTCTCCCAATCTGTCTGTTGATTTTCTTGAAAGCCCAAACTTCAGGGCCCTCGCAACTAGGGAGGCAATGTTGAAGACCCTCGCATTCCTTTACTATATGCAGACCGAACTCGGCATGTCAGACTGGTCTGTTGACAACAGACAGGGTTATGGAGGCTGGTTCAGCACTGATTGGGCTGACTGGGCGGAATTTCCCGAAAAATACCGTCCGATCCTCTCTCTCTTCCCCCCTTTTCCTTATGTTAGGGAAAGCAGGAGGCTGGTTGGCATACAGACCATGACGGTCGATGACATCCTAAGGGATGAAAAACTGGGCAGGACGCTCACTTCAAAACCGCACAGTCTGGCCTTGGGCGAATATCCCATAGACATACACGGCAAAAACGACAGCATATACCTTGAAGCGGACCTGGGAGAGACGAAGGAAAAGATCCCGAATGACTGGAACGGGGATGGCGGGCTATTCCAAATACCCTTTGAGGTCTTTGTCCCGGAGAAGCTAGAGGGACTTCTGGCAGCGGAGAAAAATATCTCCGTTTCAAGGGTGGTAAATGGCTCAACAAGGCTCCAGCCCGTTACGATGCTGACAGGGCAGGCTGCTGGAGCGATCGCAGCAGTATCCGTCATCCAGAAAGTACAACCTCGAAAGCTGCGCCCCCTTGATGTCCAGACAGAGCTTTGGAGATCGAGGAGCAGGCTTTCCCTATTTGATTTTGAGGATGCTCCCAATTACTCCGCATCATGGGAAGGGGTCGAAGCAGCAATGCTTTACGGCTACATGGACCCTTTGACGGAGAAATTTTTCGGTGTATACGACGAAATGCACTGGGTAGAAGTAAGGGATGCCCTTAGAAGGGCTATGGGGATACAAAAATTCCCGGATAAGAACCTTCAGGCACTTGTCACGGTCAGTGAGTTTTCCTCATGGCTTGAAATACTTTTCAAAAAAGACATAAAAAGATACCAGGGGGTAATAGATGGCCTGACAGGCGACAAGCCCCTTACTAAAGGAAAGCTAGCAAGCACTGTTCTGGCCCTTTTGAAGGTTGCGCCTGAAATTAAAAATAAAAAATAA
- a CDS encoding polysaccharide deacetylase, with amino-acid sequence MVLFYQNKLLRSEITSLRSRSFDKGVSPDKTPASENSNIVSSPEYQKKYPDLYCTPRTPFVKKEKTVYLTFDDGPSRHTDKILRILGKYNIKATFFAVGKNDPKSKKFMRRIVEEGHTLAPHSYTHAYNKIYTSVDSFLDDFKKINDLIYETTGVRPNILRFPGGTVNVYNRRIFRELSAEMLRRGYTFYDWDVSAADATKSATADSVMKSIIYGVHENRRNIVLMHDTSEKTLKALEKTIIYLKNKGFAFDRLTNEVEPVTFYYNYLEKGGV; translated from the coding sequence ATGGTACTTTTTTATCAGAATAAACTCCTTCGATCTGAAATAACCTCCCTGAGATCAAGATCATTTGATAAAGGCGTTTCACCCGACAAGACCCCTGCTTCTGAAAACAGCAATATCGTTTCGAGCCCGGAGTATCAGAAAAAATATCCCGACCTTTACTGCACCCCCCGAACTCCTTTTGTAAAAAAGGAAAAAACCGTCTATCTGACGTTTGACGACGGTCCATCAAGACACACAGATAAAATTTTAAGGATCCTCGGAAAATATAATATTAAAGCTACCTTTTTTGCCGTTGGAAAAAATGATCCAAAAAGCAAAAAATTTATGAGGCGAATAGTAGAAGAAGGTCATACTCTTGCACCTCATTCTTACACACATGCTTACAATAAAATATATACCTCTGTGGATTCATTCCTTGATGACTTTAAAAAAATAAACGATCTGATCTATGAAACAACCGGAGTGAGACCAAATATCCTCAGGTTCCCCGGAGGGACCGTTAATGTATATAACAGGAGGATCTTCAGGGAATTATCAGCTGAAATGCTTCGTCGTGGCTATACTTTTTATGATTGGGATGTCTCAGCTGCTGATGCGACTAAAAGCGCAACTGCAGATTCTGTAATGAAAAGCATAATTTATGGCGTCCATGAGAACAGAAGAAATATAGTACTGATGCATGATACCTCTGAAAAGACCCTTAAAGCGCTTGAAAAGACTATCATTTATCTTAAAAACAAGGGATTTGCATTTGACAGACTCACAAACGAAGTTGAACCTGTAACTTTTTATTACAATTACCTAGAAAAGGGAGGGGTTTAA
- a CDS encoding BMP family ABC transporter substrate-binding protein: protein MKKRGIIAFLLVLCFAAAAFAALGPIKMSDQKPTFVYVGPVGDGGYNFMHDQGRKMMEKLNPGIKGSIVESVPEGPDAERVMETAVRNGSKVIFANSFGYMDHVINVAKKYPDVYFMHCSGYKVAPNVSTYFGRMYQPRYLSGLVAGKATKSNLIGYVAAYPIPEVIRGINAFTLGVRKANPKAKVKVVWLFSWHDPAKEKEATKALYDAKCDTIAMHADTGGAPQAAEELGMWVIGYNNPMDKYAPTRHLVTPIWNWGKYYDYAVKNIEKGTWKSEQIWWSMKDGMVDLSAYGKAVSEDTKKLVAAEKKKILDGKWDVFYGPIKGQDGKVVVQQGKNLNDGEMLSMSWFVEGVEGTIPK, encoded by the coding sequence ATGAAAAAACGCGGAATTATTGCATTTTTACTTGTTCTTTGCTTCGCTGCAGCAGCGTTCGCAGCTTTGGGCCCGATCAAAATGAGCGACCAGAAACCGACATTCGTATATGTCGGTCCGGTAGGTGACGGCGGCTACAACTTCATGCACGACCAGGGCCGCAAAATGATGGAGAAGCTCAACCCGGGCATAAAGGGCTCGATAGTTGAATCTGTCCCTGAAGGCCCCGATGCAGAAAGAGTCATGGAGACGGCTGTACGCAACGGATCTAAGGTCATTTTCGCAAACTCATTCGGTTACATGGATCACGTCATCAACGTAGCCAAGAAATATCCCGACGTATATTTCATGCACTGTTCAGGCTACAAAGTTGCCCCGAACGTAAGCACCTACTTCGGCCGCATGTACCAGCCCCGTTACCTCTCAGGACTGGTCGCGGGCAAAGCAACGAAATCCAACCTTATCGGTTATGTAGCAGCCTATCCGATCCCCGAAGTCATCCGCGGGATCAACGCTTTCACCCTCGGAGTCCGCAAGGCCAATCCAAAAGCAAAGGTAAAGGTCGTCTGGTTGTTCTCATGGCATGACCCGGCAAAGGAAAAAGAGGCGACAAAAGCTCTTTACGATGCGAAATGCGATACAATAGCGATGCACGCTGATACAGGCGGGGCTCCCCAAGCCGCAGAAGAGCTCGGCATGTGGGTCATCGGATACAACAACCCGATGGACAAGTATGCTCCTACACGCCACCTCGTAACTCCTATATGGAACTGGGGCAAGTACTATGACTACGCAGTAAAGAACATCGAGAAGGGCACCTGGAAGTCCGAGCAGATCTGGTGGAGCATGAAGGATGGAATGGTTGATCTCTCTGCTTACGGAAAGGCCGTTTCTGAAGATACAAAGAAACTTGTAGCTGCGGAAAAGAAAAAGATTCTCGATGGAAAATGGGACGTCTTTTACGGACCCATCAAGGGACAGGACGGTAAAGTCGTTGTCCAGCAGGGCAAGAACCTCAACGACGGAGAAATGCTCAGCATGAGCTGGTTCGTCGAGGGCGTAGAGGGAACGATCCCCAAATAA